The genomic DNA ataataTAGATATAAGTAGTATATCAAAATGAAGTGAATTTGACAAAGATTATGAATCTGCAAATGAAAAAGGATGAAGGACTCATATTAGCCAGAAATTACTTGTAAAACCTCCTCCTATAAGTCAAAACTTGATTCCAATGATTATCAGTAAGAACATGAAAATACGCCTTTGTCTTCATCAGGttcctgaaaagaaaatgaaaattgaaataTTTATCACATTTGTATAATATTAATCatatttgtattaaaatatttatatttaatatatctttaatatatttattagttatatatttttaatatatttattagaaattgtatttagatttttttattaatctgaTCCATTACAACTTGTATATTTGGgataaaaacaagtaaataactTCACACAttgatcaaaaataataaaacttgttttttcGGTAATTCCTGGTACCTCGCAAATGTCACTCGACAAAGGAGGTGCCTAGTAAAGTGCCGGTGTGGTCGAATTATAGTTTCAAACTTCATAGTTTTATGATTAAGGGACCAGTTAATCAATATAGAGGGTTTTCTTGGTGGTATGAGGGGTGTGAGTGTGCAAGACACTGGGTTAAAATTCACCTTTCTTTgtaaaaatataactttttttttgagaaatcgGATCTGAACCAGACAAACTTTGGGGGAGACCCCCGACGCCGGAGAATTAAAATGATGTCATATCCGGACACCAGGAGATGcgggtttctgtttttttttaacgttcATCGCAGAGCGAGTCAACACAAATCGCTAATGCTTCCCCCTGGTGTCGTAACACACTGTTGGCATGCGTGAGTGGGTCTATCCAAGTACCTACAATAACTGCAGGTTGAACTTTCCTGaaattgttcttttttatttaaaaattgttctGTAATAACCGTGTGACACGTGCACATACTAAGTAGCGCGTGGGTAACCTACATATGATATCAGTGAAAATCCCTTTCAACTTCGTTTTTTTAGAACAAGTGCTCAGAGTTACTGAAGAGCTGCCTTGTGAATGAAGGCCCAGTGCACTAGAGGTAAGATACCAGTAGCCTATATCTGGAGGACATTTCATCCTAAAGAAACAGTTCACCTATAATGAAATGCAGTCATCATCTACTCTACTTACTTATAATctcctttaaaaatatttgttgcAGATGCATTGGACCTGTAAGCAGTACCTGTTTTCTGTAGACAAAAGTGGACAGTTGTTTTAGGCGACAGGACACTGTCGCCTAAAACATGGATGTTTTAGTCAGCAACAACCTATACCATGTCTTACCATGTATTTGGCCACACTGCCCCAACCCTGTTTAGTCAACATGTTTTTCGCTGTGTGATGTAGGTGTTTGCGGAGGTCAGTAGAATAGTCACCAACAACCTACACACAGTGTTTTATCAAGATCttcaagagaaagaaaggaaatgtGGGGACAGATCCTGGCAGAGTTGATGCAACAACTAGATGCAGTGGTAGGTCTcgtcttcttttgtctttatttacCATGCTAAGATGACATCACATAGTGATTGCTGTTTTGCTGCCCTTTCATGCAGAAACAATGGTTGGAAACAATTGCCTACTTTTTGCAACTTCCAGCGATCCTATAGCTAGAATTgatatgactcatcattgaatGACATATCTAATTACatattttcaaaaaatatttgcagtttCACCACAGTTTTACCACAAGTTTGACTTTCTTGGcttaaaaatgtatgttttaaattatcagctgattttttaatTCTTGTCACAACTCAAAAGAGACCAAAAGGTATTTTTCTCTTCATTCACTGCCATTCATATTTTTGTCTGCTCGAAGGTCTCATGAGGTCCACTGGAAGGGTTGTGACTTGGTTAAGCTAATTACTAATATGTTAATACTGTACAGTGTTAATTAATTGTTGTCTCTGCGGTGTAAAGCAGCCAGTTCATCTGATGCAGCACTGCATCATTCATTTTCTTGGACAAATAGCCCTTAAATAGCCTggaggtgtttttctttttttgtgattaaTATTATTAGAGAATGCATATAATTTCACACTTACAGTTTATTGTCCtgttgttgaaaaacaaataatggaCTCACTAAGTGCAAACCGGAAGAGATGGCATGTCCCTGCAAAATGCTGTGATAGCCATGCTGGTTTATTTTGCCTTGAATTTTGAATTAACCACCAACattgtcaccagcaaagcaccacCTTACCATTACATCGTCTCTTCAGTGCATCACAGTGGGAAACACACATGTGGAAACCATACGTTCACCTTCTGTTTGCCTCACAACGACATGGTCCATAGAACCAAAAATACCCAAATATGGAGTTTTACTGAACAACAGATGTCCACTGTTGTGTCCATTTCTTCTGTTCCTCGGCtcaagttatttttttcctttttgttgttcttcctcttGGGCCACAAAACAGAAGGAATGTCCtttgatgagtccaaatttcagatttttgtttcCTTGCACCATGTCTTTGTAGGGTGGACaaaaggtgagcagatggtTTTTACATGTGTGTTTCCCACTCATCGTGGAGGAGGTGTGATGATATTGGGATACTTTgttggtgacactgttggttatttatttaaaatccaaGGCAAACCTAACCAACATGCCATCCACAGCATTATTCATGGCCATTTCAGCTGGTTTGCACTCAGTGGGaccattatttgtttttcaacaacaggataatgatcctacacctccaggctatctaatggatatttatttatttatttatgatttaatgATTTAATGATTCTCCTGTTTTTGATTATTCTTATGTGGCTTTTTTTGGTAGCTTGATAGATGTATGAAGTAggatttttaattacatttgctATTGCATTAGAATTAGCCTATTCAATGTTTAATGTATGCATTATTGCACTACAGTTTTGTGAAACAGATTAATGGAGCTATAGATTTAATTAAGAAAACCATAGTTTGTAAAAACCATGGTAAAATCATGGTTTGGAAAGACCATGGTAAAATAAAACCATGGTAAAAATCATAGTAAAATATAAACCATGGTAAGAACCATGGTTTATGACCAAGGTTATAAACCATAACTGTAGTCAAACTATGATAAAACCATAGTAATAAACCATGGTTCCCATGATACCCAAAAAACCATGACAACtatgaaaaacaggaaaccatGGTAAACCATGGTTATTTAACCATAGTAAAACCATGGTTATTTTCATAAGAGGGGGACTGACCCACTTTTGAAGGccgcctcaagtggccattcgAGGGACTGCGTCTGGCATTTTCTTGCTGACATTGTTTTTCAGTTCCTGATGTTCCCTCATAATTCTGAAATGTTATTTATTCTCCCATTGGTACAAATACATAGATGGTTGCTGTTAATGCCGGCTTAGTTTTATTTAAGTCGGAGTTATTAAACTTGGAAAGTCACCATCAACTTTCAAGGTAAGCATGTAGAAAATAGCTGCTTATTTGCACATCCAGGAGTTAAGAAACAACATTATTATTCACTTGGAGTCAACCCTTTTTAAGCTCTGCATTTGGTCTCCTCCAACTCATGAGGAAATATTAGGCTCTTCAGTTGCTAAATATTCTACTAAGTTCTTTAAATTAGTCTCTAACACTGTCCTCTGGTTGGATCTAGTCAGTCAGTTAAATTTTTTGGCTAATGAGCGTAAACTAGAGctaaaaaatgcttaaaagctAAATGTAGTTAAAAGGAGCTAATGAGTTAATGATACAGCAACCTCCTTTGTATACAAGCAgtcaagtgtttgttttttattttattcatttacaaataaatcaaatataacagtaaaaaaaagcattaagtTGAACTTTGACTggaaaacaggttttatcagtCAGTTGTTGTCTGTCCTATTGTAGTTCTTGGAGGCTGGCTTGGGGCGTCACAGCCCATAAAACGCCAGGATGTTTTCGGTTCATGTAACCAGAAGAAATTTGGACACTTCATCACAGTCACTGTGACAAGAGCCACTCAAAACTTGGCCGGCACAGCAGGCCACAAGACAAACACTGCATATCAGCTGAGGATTTTTCTCCCATTCCAGACATCCTTCAATAAAGGACAGCCTGGAAAAACTAAAGTAtagcagagttttttttttttaaatgtcagcatgTCTATTAGATGTTGCTGGTCATTTTTTTAGTTCTGCTTCTCATACATATAATTACACAGTCCCTCGTGAGGGCTTCCCAGAAtaacttcagtgttttgctaAACTTTGAGGGAATTCCTCAAAGTGCTTCTTATTGACTTTCTTCACCCATGTTTTCCTGAGCTACTAGGATTCAAAGTGGCAGCCATAAAAGGGAAAATCCATCTTTATATACTCTCGTAACAGAACTTTGTGTATGTTTGATGACAGGCTCTAATTTATTATCATGCACACACTCCCTGCATTTCCAAAATGCCTTTAGGAAACCACTAATCAACAAGCACGACCTTGTTGCAGCAAGCCAGTGCAAATACTGGCACTCCAGCTATTTAGGAGAAGTGCATGTGGAGCTTTTCTGAGACGCGAAGCTGCGGAGTTTGGACTCACCGTCAGTACAGATGAAGCActtgcagagacacacacacaagcagaggaggaggaccgCTGCCACACCGCACACGGAGAGGAGGATAACCATGGCTGAACCCACTGTGGCACACAAACAGACAAGCTCACATTTCCTCCAACACACTGATGATGTCTAAAAGTAGGATATGTATTATGTATGGCATCTGGACTAAACATGTTAGGTGATGTGGTGAGAGAATAAAGGTTCTCTTCTACAAAAATAATCCTTCCCGTACGATGTGACATTACAGGATTCAGGACCCCATCAAAGCAGCCATAATTACCCAGGACTAAAATAGCAGAGGATTCACATTTGTCAAAAAACGCTTCTGTTCCTCTGCAAGGAGCTTTTACACATTATAGAATATAACATATCTGGACAGAGATATCATTCAGGAGCTCCTCACTGTTTGTGTTGAGGGACAGCGTCAGGGGTTTCTCCAAACCCTGGTGGTGCACGATGCACTTAATGGACAGGTCACTGAACAGCCCCGAGTGGAACAACAGCGTGCTCGTCACTATCGTCGTGCCATCGCCCTGATCGTAGGCTGATGAAATGGGCGGCCCCAGCGTTCGGTTGTCATCGCCGACGTTCCACACGATCTCTGCCACAGGTCGGGACTGGGCCGTGCAGTTGGCCTCGGTGATCCCTGAGGGTGAGGTCACCTGGCTCACCTCCGGTTTGGGTAACACTAGGGAAAAGACAAACCGAGTTAGTGGCcgctttaaaatgattttgccATTTTGTTTCGGTCATTTTCATCTTGTGTCAGTTTATTCTTTCTGCAGTCTTTTAATTACACCACAAAAAGCAAAGATTTGTACATCAGCCTTACTAATGGAGATGGACAGAACATCGCCTGTCAATCTCTCTGCCCCGAGGACACCGTGACACAAGTCGTCCTCTGACGGGCCGGCCTGGAAACAAAAGCCAGACAGAGAAAAGAGGCCGAGCAGCTTTTACTGActgcgtgtgtgtttatgtgtgtgtctgatttcTTTGGGTCCAACAGTTCAGACAAAAGCAAAGCCTGTTTAGCAGAGCAAaatacgcgcacacacacacacacacacaaactcacacgcacacacactgaggcctTGTGTCTAGGAAAACAGTGAACCACTCATCCCCTGGACTCTATCCCACATTAATCACCACTTTCCCCTCAGTGACACCCCTCCCTCATTATCactccaaaaacacacacacacacacacacacacacacaggaagagcAACAACTACTCACACTCCTGGAACGTTTGCTTATGACCACCAAAAGTCTAAAAGTGGTCTAAGCACCTCTCTGgcacagagaagaaaaagaggaccAGAGTAAGTGTTGGGACACGAGGCGTCGTCTTCACAGTTAATCAGAACAGTAGTTAATGACCCTTTCCAGCACCTCTCACCTCAAAGCTGCCTGTGGTTTGTTTATGCACTGCTCTTCCATTTCCTGAGCTATATATGGgacccacacaggcacacacacacacacaagtacacaTTTCCTTTCAGCCTTCAGTATATCCCCAGTGTGGTACGAGAGTGTGAAAGGCGAGGCTGAGGCAGTAGACAGGCACCAGCACCAGCACACTGAACCTGAACTCCACAGGCCCACTTTGATTTTCTGGTCTGTGCATCATGCCTTGTGTTGGGGTTAGAGGCAGGTTTAGGAAAGAAAGTTTAGAAAACCAGCTTAGCCTAGCAGGATGTAACACTGGCTCATGCTAGATGCTCCTGTAAATCAATAAATgattaataatactaataatataaGTTTCACATTCGGAGGTCCGTGTTTCATGTGGAGAACTAACAATAGTGATCTTCATGGAACAATCAGTTTGGTCAGCTCAGTGGAAAGGCAGGTCCCTCATCATTTAAAGTTCTTGGCAGCGtattcttttctttgtaaatgaCAGGGAACAAAGATTAATGGAACGGATGGAAACACGGGCTCAACGCTGCACTGATCAGCAAAATATTTATGACATTTCCTGGAAACAGCTCACATTAGTCACACCTAGCCATTTCCAGATTTCCAGAAATAGCCTTGTTGCATGGAATTTTTTGATACACCTGGGAGCGCCTTTCATAAAAAGTTGTAGGTGTCCCTACTAATTTTACGCTACATAACTCAAGAGAAGCAGACAGCAGATTATTATTTCAGTATGCCGTCATTTATATTTGCTAGTAAATGCTCCATACTCCAGTACTGTTTGTGCCTGTGGGTGCTGTTGGCTGTGAAATCAAAATTACACTATACATTTATAAAGACTTCATATATATGCGTAAACTATaggtgcaaaaaaaacccaaaaaacaaaaaacaaaaaaacaagtaattttACTCTGTTGCTAGGTGGTTGCCTGGTAACATGGTGATGCTGTCCTgccctctttcttacatctttctccatctgagtgaaattatagtaaaaagtaaaaagtattcagaaaaataaatactcaagtaaagtacagataccggAAAAATCTACTTAATAATGAAGTATTTATACTTCGTTACGTCCCACCTCTGGAAAGAAGGTGTAATAGGGTGGAGGTGggctgcaaagtggcttgcaggtGGGCAGCAGCTGTCATCAACTTAAATAGAAGGCCCTTTATAAAATTTACCAGCAAGATGTGTAGAAGGGTATCAGCTGACATGCTGAGTAACAAGTTCCGTTAAAAGGGAGCACTTTCCAATTAAGAaatacagcaaaacaaacaacaaacaaacaaacaaaaagtctcACCATAAACAGAGAGGCAAGCCCTGGCGGTCTGGGTCCCATCTGGGTACGTGTGGAACTCACAGGTGTAGCAGGCCTCGTCCTCTGTTCGCACAGCCTCAATGGTCAGCGTGGTGTCTCCCAGGGTTCGACTCAGGCTAACCCGACCCTTAAACTGATGCTCTATTTTGTAGTGGTTGTGTTTAGCAAAGGAGGCCACAGTGGCGGTGTCGCCCTGCTCGGCCGTCTTCCTCCACAGGACCTGTTGAACCCTTTCAGGGAGGTTGTACCAGCAGGAAAGGGTGGTCGGCTTCCCACTTATGGCTGTCTTGTTGCCATCCAAATGCACTTGGCCTGGCACAAAGAAAGTTCTGGTCAAatcagcttgtttttgtttatacagcacattttaaaacagggggggggggggttgatccAAAGTGCTTTTCAGTGATCAAATATGTAAGTAACAGTTTATTATGACATTCATTGACTGCGTGCAGGTTTTGGGGTAGAAGAAAAAGTGAGAATAGCGTGCACATTTAGCAGTAACAACAGGAAGCACTAAGGTTAGCAGGCTGGGTGGGCTCTCTGGCTCCTGCTGATCTGGGAGTCCAGACTTTAACTTGCTACTTCCTGTTTCAAACCATTTTGCGACACATAGGCAAAACAAAGCCTCTAATCAGGACACTGTGCAATGTGACTTCTACAGATAAACACAATTGCAAAAAAAGGCTTTGACTTTATTATAAAGGCACAAAAGTTCAAAAGTCAGTTTGCGCTGCAGCCTTGAAAAATGCTTACTGAGGACTGTTGTTTTTTAAGAAAGCAAAAGGAAGGAGCTCTTATGGAAACCTTCATTATCTGAGACTAAAGCTATTTTATTAGGATTATCACAGAATGAACACATTCCTAAACAACTGCTCTGAGGGTAAAGGTAGATTTAGATGCATTTGCAGGTTTTAGTCTCACCAATGACATTGATGCATATCGAGCCTTTTTGCTGGCCTGTGGGGTAAACATCAAAGATGCACTGGTAGCAGCCGGCATCAGTGGGTTGCACCTTCTTGAAGGTTATGTAGCTGGCGCCGTTCCGGGAGACAGTGAGCTTCACGTTTGGGTCTTGGTGACTCAAGCGGGGTGGCACGTTTTGCTCATATGCTAGAATGACCTTGTTGAGCCTGTTGACCCAGCGCACCTGGTGGACCTTATCACCTGGTTTCGTTGTGATGTTGCAGCCAAGCAGGAGGGGGCGACCTACGTTTGCGGTCAGACTGGCAGGAGCTAAAACCTGACCTGAAATAAGACACAGGCACCAAGTCAGCTCCTGTAACTCTAAAGATTTTCTGGGTGTTCTGggtatatattttaaaaagttaaacacAATTCATATGAAATATGGCTAATATTTTTGCTGTAATatgcacagtttaaaaatactATGAGTCTGTACATTAAAGTGAAAGTGTGAGGGCTTGAAAAGAAGGGAACTGGAGGTCTTTATTCAAGAAAGTAATTCTTCTTTGaagcaaaaaagaaatccagttcCTGTCTTTTCAAGCCCCCATACTACCATGACCTTAATGACCAAGaacccacacacactctttgttgtaaaaattccatccatccatccattgctgcttatctggggctgggtcgtgggggggggggggggggcagcagtgGAATGGAATTATAATAAACATCAAATTCTTTATTCcgaaaagtaaagaaaatacaGGCATGTTTTTTGCAAAGTGTACTTTTTCTGacatgtcttaaaaaaaaaaaaacttatcttattataaatattattatttttaaatgcactaTTTCCCTGCTGTAACTGGTCAAAGTAGAGCTACAGTGCAGTCAGTGAGGACTGCATTCTTTCTCCTGTTCAGTAGGGGGCGACTCTGCTGGTTACATAGAGAAGTccatttgtatttaaaaaaaagaaaaaaagatcccAGTTCTCTTTTGATTTATGGGCTCAGTAAAGACTTTCCTGGTGATTTATGTTCTCAGCTCAAGTCTTAATACAGTGTGGAGTTCATTTAATAAATTATGATCCAGCTTAGAGTAAACTAGACTATCAATTGTTGTGTGCCTTAGTGTGAGGCTGCCTCATTGCTCTAATATTACAATGCCTTGTGTTTGGTTTGTAACTTGTCACATGtggttaaaaaacaacaaaaaacaacaaaaacaaggacAGATAAAAGCTGACAAAAATTCTGAACCATATGGTAATGACATGATGGctaagtccatcttttatatacagcttttaataaatttgctgctgtgcaaaATATAGGAAAATTATGCATCAAACTAACAAATCTAGCAGGGTTTTAAGAAATTATACAGCTATCACATAAATACTGTGGAGAATGAGCACAAAATTTTCTAAAGCACCAGGATGTATAGAGTTACTTTCTAGCACTGAGGAAATGGAGCCACACAAAACAGGACTCACTATGGAACGACATGAACAAACTAAAGTtagatttttctctttctgactTGTGCAATCTCTGGCATTCATCTCCACAGTTTGTAAACATATATTTTCTTCTGCAGGCAGCTTAGTGCATTGGGAAACTTTTGATTACAGTAGCAAGTGTaatcatctttaaaaaaaaaaaaaaaggctataaTCCATTTtgtgaacaacaacaaaaaaaaaaaccccacacacatCTGGAATACCTTGCGTCGTAGAGACAGCTGCTCCTACGGTCCAGAGCAGCAGACGCAGCGGGAGAGAGGGCCCACACATGGCACACTGAAGCAGGGTAACCAACTCAAATGTTACATCCAGGCTCCAGCTgcgaacacaaacacagtcaggGAGTTTGAACAGCTTCAACCGCAACCTAAATCTCAGCAGGAAACCTCAAGATTAAGCACTTTTTACAGCTTCTGGCTACATAAACCTgacaaagaaagaggaaacaatATCCTAAAATCATACCCCTGTCAGCTGTCCAGTGTTCTGACTTGTTGAGCCGCTGCTggtcagcacagcagcagctgcatcgCACTGGCACACTGGCTGCTGTAATGGGAAAAGCCAGAGTTCGACATTAGAAAAGACCTCAGCCTCATAGGAAATTACACTCTCTTTCCTTAGTAGACAGATAAATAattgatgaattaaaaaaataactttttgggGGGAATATATCCCACGGTTAGTTTCCTATAAAAGTTGCTGCTATGGTGATGTATAAGcatcaataacaacaacagcagctgctgatcCAAGGACATCACCTGGGGTGTAATGGGGGGTTTAACATGTTAATGAACAGCGTGTGCTCAGCCCGGTGAGCCCATAATTATCCAACAACGCGACACAAGCAACCTCTTACATGTCTAGACAACATCAAGCCCTCAGGTTTCAAATTTGATACCTGAAACCTCAAAGAAATTACAGTGGCCGGATGATGATGCAGGACGGGCTTAGGGTGCATTAGTCATTAAGGTGAGCACAGCATGCACGTGTATATGTAAAGCAGAGGGTGTGCAATCACAGCACAAACACCAGCCAAGCCCAGCAGTGAGTAAGCTGTAAACATCGTAGTCGGGCAAAGCTCCACACTCATTGTTTCAGAGAGACAATAGAAAGCCACCGCTGTGACTGTATTTGTGAATTGTTCTGGGCTCACACCAGCTCTCCACATCCTGGAGAAAAAAGGTGGAATCTGCCACAAACCGGCCTTTGATCAGACTCCCTGTGAGGCAGGTGAAGTGGACTTACTGGTAAAGATTTGTCCCACCTAAACCACAAGACAGACCAGGTCCAGACCTCACAGCTTTATGGGTGTTATTTCGCATCCTTTACTGCATCGACCATCTGGCTTCAAGCATGCTGCCTGCTCCTGTTGGGCAACAGTTAAATCACTTTTCCACCATAAACGTCTACTGATGTCTGGCCAGATCTCATTCAGTCAACCAGCAgtaggcttttattgtgaaagtccagCTTAATGAAACtgagtatgattttttttgtttgtttgtttgttttacattttaggcACGCTTTGCAACTTCTTCACTCAAAGGCAAGTCATTATTGGAAGACACAATAAGTGAGACAAGTGTCTGCTGACAAGAACGCTTCATGAGCACCAAGTGGGGGGAGTGAAACCAGGGTGCCAACcaaagtgttaaaaatgtgcCCTACACCCTGATGTGCACCGAGTATGTTCCTTGAACAGGTTcaaaaaaatgataattttcCCCAGAATTAAAAACAAGGTCATCAcgtttatttttcaaataaccAAACTATTTAACTCCTTCTCTTGACAGGTTTACCGTGGGGGAAATCCTTATAGTTGTATAAAATAATAGCGACAGATCAATGTGACGCatcaaaaaccaacaaaaaagcCATTATCGCCCCTTCAAAGCACTTTGTGCACCAGGtgcaaaaaaagggaaaaatgtgatAAAGTGAGACTTTATAATAATTAAactatttttaaagcacttatACAATCATCGTATTTCAATTAGATGAAGAAAAGCACTTAGAAGAAGGTCAAAAATGCTGTGAAGAGTTTCACATACTGACTGCAGATGGGtccaattaaaatgcaaaaccaTGCAAGTGTTACATTTTCAAAGAATTTCGATTCACCGTCGCTCCGGACGGAGCTGTCAAGAATTTTGCAGgattaaaaaaagcatgaaacttACCCGCTGACAGAGTTTGGTCCGCAAAGACGAAGCCCAGAATCCGGTGATCTCACTGTGCTTCAGGTAAGCTGAAACTGGAACAGCATAATCCAGAGTTCATACATTAATCCAGCACTCGCTGATTTCCTTCTGCGTCGTTTCAGCCCATAAACTCTGCAAACAGCCTCCTGAGGATGGGAAACATGAATGACAGAGACCCCTAGAGGCCAAATTGCGCAACTGCTGTcaaagaaatcaggaaagaTTTAAGAGCTGaagatgtgatttttttattatagatAATCCGCTACAAAGAAGCTCACAAGACTTTGGAGAAAAATAGTTAATTATTTAAAGCGTAAGTAAATGCAGTTCAGTTCAACCATGCTGTAATTGCATGCAGCATATTACAAAATGGATTAAAATCATTCAAAATATTTCTGGGTCatcataagtttttttttttttttttttttatttactttatagaTTATTCTGAGGAAAAACGGTCATGACCCAAAAACCTATTTTTTTGTGGCCCAAGCCGTCTTCCATAACATACAcgttttttaaatgtaacagaAAGAAATAGAAGAAAATATGAAGGTGAAAACAGTTCTATAAAACGATTTATTTCttgaaccaaaacaaaaagaatatatatgtatgtatatatatatatatatatatatatatatatatatatatatatatatatatatatatatatatatatatatatatatatatatatatatatatataattttttttaacaacttcaTTAAACACAACAGTAAGACACACTTTGAGTGTATTTTACAGACAGCAGTGCCGTCATTTGATGGAGAAATTGAGGTTACTGATTTTCAGCGTTTGTCTCATGCAAACTGACTGAAAACTGCTGAGAGCAGATGAGTTCTGATTAATTACTGTTAGCAGCCATAGAAAGGAACTGACAGCAAAATCTTCTGTGTATCTCATTTCATCCAGTGGGAGGCGCTACAGTTTCGTCCTGTTTCCATTGATGCCTCTGATCTCTTCATTACTGTAAATCAGGGAACGTCAGCTGGCGCCCCGCGAGCCACATCCGGCCCCCCAAAATGTAccgaaatatttaaaacatataaAGCTGAGGCATTTTATcataacatgtttgcctttactggtggaaaactgctctgaatgttttcagctaaatatgaaacaatGACTCAACTCTggcctttaacagtaactcagtgaaacatctctgctgtggctgtcagagagccgtcatctaccagtgaagctgatctttgATCAGCTTTGACAGCATCAACAGCTGTCAAAGTAGTGTCTGTGT from Archocentrus centrarchus isolate MPI-CPG fArcCen1 chromosome 2, fArcCen1, whole genome shotgun sequence includes the following:
- the LOC115794414 gene encoding OX-2 membrane glycoprotein-like isoform X1, with amino-acid sequence MCGPSLPLRLLLWTVGAAVSTTQGQVLAPASLTANVGRPLLLGCNITTKPGDKVHQVRWVNRLNKVILAYEQNVPPRLSHQDPNVKLTVSRNGASYITFKKVQPTDAGCYQCIFDVYPTGQQKGSICINVIGQVHLDGNKTAISGKPTTLSCWYNLPERVQQVLWRKTAEQGDTATVASFAKHNHYKIEHQFKGRVSLSRTLGDTTLTIEAVRTEDEACYTCEFHTYPDGTQTARACLSVYVLPKPEVSQVTSPSGITEANCTAQSRPVAEIVWNVGDDNRTLGPPISSAYDQGDGTTIVTSTLLFHSGLFSDLSIKCIVHHQGLEKPLTLSLNTNMGSAMVILLSVCGVAAVLLLCLCVCLCKCFICTDGT
- the LOC115794414 gene encoding OX-2 membrane glycoprotein-like isoform X2, with the translated sequence MCGPSLPLRLLLWTVGAAVSTTQGQVLAPASLTANVGRPLLLGCNITTKPGDKVHQVRWVNRLNKVILAYEQNVPPRLSHQDPNVKLTVSRNGASYITFKKVQPTDAGCYQCIFDVYPTGQQKGSICINVIGQVHLDGNKTAISGKPTTLSCWYNLPERVQQVLWRKTAEQGDTATVASFAKHNHYKIEHQFKGRVSLSRTLGDTTLTIEAVRTEDEACYTCEFHTYPDGTQTARACLSVYVLPKPEVSQVTSPSGITEANCTAQSRPVAEIVWNVGDDNRTLGPPISSAYDQGDGTTIVTSTLLFHSGLFSDLSIKCIVHHQGLEKPLTLSLNTNMGSAMVILLSVCGVAAVLLLCLCVCLCKCFICTDD